Proteins found in one Stigmatopora nigra isolate UIUO_SnigA chromosome 15, RoL_Snig_1.1, whole genome shotgun sequence genomic segment:
- the rfx1a gene encoding MHC class II regulatory factor RFX1a isoform X1, with translation MATSGYVGEIQPSTPSTVVISGQPDASTTPSTTSQFLSEIQTTVVTPTVVTPTAQSVPTEQSTSISSQKPIAGSQTQSAAQNQPTQTHYVTAEIQGSPTQSGNGQSAPQYIVVTVTAEGSLHSSDSVSDSSSPPAVVQTGVPTQVVQQVQTAQQRSVVQTTSQIAKTEPSAQLSVASLQPVHISPEQQQLTPVQVQHVYTNQVQYVEGGDNNYTTSTIRSSTFPYSDTALYTQSNTGQYYEGQPTSDTQASTPGTPLTVSVTTGTTGAVSMFVAQPSSATGGGATVVSTGGTTNGSGDGTGSNGGGAGSYVIQGGYMLGSSSSSSSSSGGSAGNSQSYSHTARASPATVSITEGEESSVPSADKKVQWLLDNYETAEGVSLPRSTLYCHYLLHCQEQKLEPVNAASFGKLIRSVFMGLRTRRLGTRGNSKYHYYGLRIKAGSSLLRLMEDQQHLAMRQQPFSQKQSRLKPVHKVEGMTNGTASGVGQQQLQQQTSGQVDISTQVQQYQQFLDATRTLPEFPDIDIQGKPLPEGIQLDHIKSFQLLYREHCEAILDVMVNLQFTLVETLWKSFWRFSQNQAEDATLAVHDESEKRLPKSCLVLLCKYDPVLRWSRDCDNSLYQGLVEILIPDVLRPIPSALTQAIRNFAKSLESWLTNAMMNIPEEMVRIKVTSASAFAQTLRRYTSLNHLAQAARAVLQNTAQINQMLSDLNRVDFANVQEQASWVCRCEDRVVQRLEQDFKLTLQQQNSLEQWAAWLDGVVSQVLKPHQHSPTFPKAAKLFLLKWSFYSSMVIRDLTLRSAASFGSFHLIRLLYDEYMYYLIEHRVAQAKGETPIAVMGEFASLGRGLNMLDGDKEEEEEEEEESDDEGQELSLPSDTVVLGDESLEPPAKLARTDQRVLFTTGPTDH, from the exons ATGGCCACCTCAGGCTATGTTGGCGAGATCCAGCCATCAACACCATCAACTGTTGTCATATCTGGACAGCCTGATGCCAGCACCACTCCTTCAACTACATCTCAGTTCTTGTCCGAGATTCAAACCACCGTGGTCACCCCTACAGTTGTCACCCCTACTGCTCAAAGTGTACCCACAGAACAATCCACTTCAATCAGCAGCCAAAAGCCAATTGCTGGCAGTCAAACCCAGTCAGCAGCTCAAAATCAGCCCACACAGACACATTATGTGACAGCAGAAATCCAAGGCTCCCCCACACAGTCTGGAAATGGCCAAAGTGCTCCTCAGTACATCGTTGTTACCGTTACAG CAGAGGGTTCCCTTCACTCAAGTGATAGTGTCTCAGACTCCAGTTCCCCTCCAGCTGTTGTGCAGACGGGGGTACCCACACAAGTTGTTCAACAAGTCCAAACAGCCCAACAG AGGTCTGTGGTCCAGACCACCTCTCAAATAGCCAAGACTGAGCCTAGTGCACAGCTCAGTGTTGCCAGTCTACAACCAGTTCATATAAGCCCAGAG cAACAACAGCTCACACCAGTACAGGTTCAACATGTGTATACAAATCAAGTGCAGTATGTGGAAGGAGGCGATAACAACTACACCACAAGCACTAT TCGTTCCAGCACTTTCCCTTACAGTGACACAGCCTTGTATACCCAGTCCAACACTGGCCAGTACTATGAAGGTCAACCGACCTCAGACACACAGGCCTCTACCCCTGGCACACCTCTTACCGTCTCTGTGACCACCGGGACAACAGGCGCCGTGTCCATGTTTGTGGCTCAGCCTAGCAGTGCAACAGGGGGAGGGGCCACAGTGGTATCCACAGGTGGTACCACAAATGGGTCAGGGGATGGAACAGGCTCTAATGGTGGTGGTGCTGGAAGTTATGTGATCCAGGGGGGTTACATGTtgggcagcagcagcagtagcagcagtagcagcGGCGGGTCGGCTGGAAACAGTCAGAGTTACTCGCATACAGCCCGCGCCTCCCCAGCCACTGTGAGTATAACAGAAGGCGAGGAGAGTAGCGTGCCGTCGGCAGACAAGAAG GTACAGTGGTTGCTGGACAACTATGAGACTGCTGAAGGAGTCAGTCTGCCACGCTCAACCCTCTATTGCCATTACCTGCTACATTGCCAAGAGCAGAAGCTGGAGCCTGTTAATGCGGCTTCTTTTGGGAAACTCATTCGATCTGTTTTCATGGGATTGCGTACACGACGCCTTGGTACACG GGGCAATTCTAAATACCACTATTATGGCCTAAGAATCAAGGCAGGTTCTTCTCTTCTACGCCTGATGGAAGATCAGCAACATTTGGCTATGAGACAGCAGCCCTTTTCTCAAAAACAAAG CAGGTTGAAGCCTGTCCATAAAGTGGAGGGAATGACCAATGGGACAGCTTCGGGAGTAGGACAGCAACAACTTCAACAGCAGACTTCTGGACAGGTGGACATCAGCACTCAGGTTCAACAGTACCAGCAGTTCCTTG ATGCAACCAGAACACTGCCAGAGTTTCCAGATATTGACATCCAAGGGAAACCGCTACCCGAGGGTATTCAACTGGATCACATAAAGAGCTTTCAATTGCTCTACAGAGAACACTGTGAG GCCATACTAGATGTGATGGTCAATCTTCAATTTACTCTAGTGGAGACCTTGTGGAAAAGCTTCTGGAGGTTCAGTCAGAATCAGGCTGAAGATGCCACATTGGCTGT TCATGATGAATCTGAGAAGCGTCTCCCAAAGTCTTGCCTGGTGCTACTGTGCAAGTATGACCCAGTGCTGCGCTGGAGCCGTGACTGTGACAACAGTTTATATCAGGGCCTGGTGGAAATCCTTATCCCTGACGTTCTCAGGCCAATCCCCA GTGCCTTAACTCAAGCCATTCGGAATTTTGCCAAAAGCCTGGAAAGCTGGCTGACCAACGCAATGATGAATATCCCTGAGGAAATGGTTCGCATCAAG GTAACATCAGCCAGTGCATTTGCCCAGACACTGCGGCGCTACACCAGTCTCAACCATCTGGCACAAGCGGCTCGTGCAGTTCTCCAGAACACTGCCCAGATCAACCAAATGCTCTCTGACCTCAATCGTGTTGACTTTGCTAATGTTCAG GAGCAGGCTTCATGGGTGTGTCGCTGTGAAGACCGTGTTGTCCAAAGACTGGAGCAAGACTTTAAACTGACTCTCCAGCAACAAAATTCATTGGAGCAATGGGCTGCATGGCTGGATGGTGTGGTCTCCCAGGTTTTAAAACCCCATCAACACAGCCCTACCTTTCCTAAGGCTGCCAAGCTATTCCTGCTCAAGTGGTCCTTTTACAG CTCCATGGTGATTCGGGACCTGACCCTACGCAGTGCTGCCAGTTTCGGCTCCTTTCACTTGATCCGCCTTCTCTATGACGAATATATGTACTACCTGATCGAGCACAGAGTAGCCCAGGCTAAAGGAGAGACCCCCATTGCCGTGATGGGAGAG TTTGCCAGTTTAGGACGAGGACTAAATATGCTGGATGGTGACAAAG aagaagaagaggaggaagaggaggaaagtGATGACGAAGGTCAGGAGCTGTCTTTGCCGTCAGACACTGTGGTGTTAGGAGACGAGTCCCTGGAGCCTCCTGCTAAACTGGCTAGAACAGACCAGAGAGTCCTCTTCACTACAGGACCAACTGACCACTAA
- the rfx1a gene encoding MHC class II regulatory factor RFX1a isoform X9, with protein sequence MATSGYVGEIQPSTPSTVVISGQPDASTTPSTTSQFLSEIQTTVVTPTVVTPTAQSVPTEQSTSISSQKPIAGSQTQSAAQNQPTQTHYVTAEIQGSPTQSGNGQSAPQYIVVTVTAEGSLHSSDSVSDSSSPPAVVQTGVPTQVVQQVQTAQQRSVVQTTSQIAKTEPSAQLSVASLQPVHISPEQQQLTPVQVQHVYTNQVQYVEGGDNNYTTSTIRSSTFPYSDTALYTQSNTGQYYEGQPTSDTQASTPGTPLTVSVTTGTTGAVSMFVAQPSSATGGGATVVSTGGTTNGSGDGTGSNGGGAGSYVIQGGYMLGSSSSSSSSSGGSAGNSQSYSHTARASPATVQWLLDNYETAEGVSLPRSTLYCHYLLHCQEQKLEPVNAASFGKLIRSVFMGLRTRRLGTRGNSKYHYYGLRIKAGSSLLRLMEDQQHLAMRQQPFSQKQSRLKPVHKVEGMTNGTASGVGQQQLQQQTSGQVDISTQVQQYQQFLDATRTLPEFPDIDIQGKPLPEGIQLDHIKSFQLLYREHCEAILDVMVNLQFTLVETLWKSFWRFSQNQAEDATLAVHDESEKRLPKSCLVLLCKYDPVLRWSRDCDNSLYQGLVEILIPDVLRPIPSALTQAIRNFAKSLESWLTNAMMNIPEEMVRIKVTSASAFAQTLRRYTSLNHLAQAARAVLQNTAQINQMLSDLNRVDFANVQEQASWVCRCEDRVVQRLEQDFKLTLQQQNSLEQWAAWLDGVVSQVLKPHQHSPTFPKAAKLFLLKWSFYSSMVIRDLTLRSAASFGSFHLIRLLYDEYMYYLIEHRVAQAKGETPIAVMGEFASLGRGLNMLDGDKEEEEEEEEESDDEGQELSLPSDTVVLGDESLEPPAKLARTDQRVLFTTGPTDH encoded by the exons ATGGCCACCTCAGGCTATGTTGGCGAGATCCAGCCATCAACACCATCAACTGTTGTCATATCTGGACAGCCTGATGCCAGCACCACTCCTTCAACTACATCTCAGTTCTTGTCCGAGATTCAAACCACCGTGGTCACCCCTACAGTTGTCACCCCTACTGCTCAAAGTGTACCCACAGAACAATCCACTTCAATCAGCAGCCAAAAGCCAATTGCTGGCAGTCAAACCCAGTCAGCAGCTCAAAATCAGCCCACACAGACACATTATGTGACAGCAGAAATCCAAGGCTCCCCCACACAGTCTGGAAATGGCCAAAGTGCTCCTCAGTACATCGTTGTTACCGTTACAG CAGAGGGTTCCCTTCACTCAAGTGATAGTGTCTCAGACTCCAGTTCCCCTCCAGCTGTTGTGCAGACGGGGGTACCCACACAAGTTGTTCAACAAGTCCAAACAGCCCAACAG AGGTCTGTGGTCCAGACCACCTCTCAAATAGCCAAGACTGAGCCTAGTGCACAGCTCAGTGTTGCCAGTCTACAACCAGTTCATATAAGCCCAGAG cAACAACAGCTCACACCAGTACAGGTTCAACATGTGTATACAAATCAAGTGCAGTATGTGGAAGGAGGCGATAACAACTACACCACAAGCACTAT TCGTTCCAGCACTTTCCCTTACAGTGACACAGCCTTGTATACCCAGTCCAACACTGGCCAGTACTATGAAGGTCAACCGACCTCAGACACACAGGCCTCTACCCCTGGCACACCTCTTACCGTCTCTGTGACCACCGGGACAACAGGCGCCGTGTCCATGTTTGTGGCTCAGCCTAGCAGTGCAACAGGGGGAGGGGCCACAGTGGTATCCACAGGTGGTACCACAAATGGGTCAGGGGATGGAACAGGCTCTAATGGTGGTGGTGCTGGAAGTTATGTGATCCAGGGGGGTTACATGTtgggcagcagcagcagtagcagcagtagcagcGGCGGGTCGGCTGGAAACAGTCAGAGTTACTCGCATACAGCCCGCGCCTCCCCAGCCACT GTACAGTGGTTGCTGGACAACTATGAGACTGCTGAAGGAGTCAGTCTGCCACGCTCAACCCTCTATTGCCATTACCTGCTACATTGCCAAGAGCAGAAGCTGGAGCCTGTTAATGCGGCTTCTTTTGGGAAACTCATTCGATCTGTTTTCATGGGATTGCGTACACGACGCCTTGGTACACG GGGCAATTCTAAATACCACTATTATGGCCTAAGAATCAAGGCAGGTTCTTCTCTTCTACGCCTGATGGAAGATCAGCAACATTTGGCTATGAGACAGCAGCCCTTTTCTCAAAAACAAAG CAGGTTGAAGCCTGTCCATAAAGTGGAGGGAATGACCAATGGGACAGCTTCGGGAGTAGGACAGCAACAACTTCAACAGCAGACTTCTGGACAGGTGGACATCAGCACTCAGGTTCAACAGTACCAGCAGTTCCTTG ATGCAACCAGAACACTGCCAGAGTTTCCAGATATTGACATCCAAGGGAAACCGCTACCCGAGGGTATTCAACTGGATCACATAAAGAGCTTTCAATTGCTCTACAGAGAACACTGTGAG GCCATACTAGATGTGATGGTCAATCTTCAATTTACTCTAGTGGAGACCTTGTGGAAAAGCTTCTGGAGGTTCAGTCAGAATCAGGCTGAAGATGCCACATTGGCTGT TCATGATGAATCTGAGAAGCGTCTCCCAAAGTCTTGCCTGGTGCTACTGTGCAAGTATGACCCAGTGCTGCGCTGGAGCCGTGACTGTGACAACAGTTTATATCAGGGCCTGGTGGAAATCCTTATCCCTGACGTTCTCAGGCCAATCCCCA GTGCCTTAACTCAAGCCATTCGGAATTTTGCCAAAAGCCTGGAAAGCTGGCTGACCAACGCAATGATGAATATCCCTGAGGAAATGGTTCGCATCAAG GTAACATCAGCCAGTGCATTTGCCCAGACACTGCGGCGCTACACCAGTCTCAACCATCTGGCACAAGCGGCTCGTGCAGTTCTCCAGAACACTGCCCAGATCAACCAAATGCTCTCTGACCTCAATCGTGTTGACTTTGCTAATGTTCAG GAGCAGGCTTCATGGGTGTGTCGCTGTGAAGACCGTGTTGTCCAAAGACTGGAGCAAGACTTTAAACTGACTCTCCAGCAACAAAATTCATTGGAGCAATGGGCTGCATGGCTGGATGGTGTGGTCTCCCAGGTTTTAAAACCCCATCAACACAGCCCTACCTTTCCTAAGGCTGCCAAGCTATTCCTGCTCAAGTGGTCCTTTTACAG CTCCATGGTGATTCGGGACCTGACCCTACGCAGTGCTGCCAGTTTCGGCTCCTTTCACTTGATCCGCCTTCTCTATGACGAATATATGTACTACCTGATCGAGCACAGAGTAGCCCAGGCTAAAGGAGAGACCCCCATTGCCGTGATGGGAGAG TTTGCCAGTTTAGGACGAGGACTAAATATGCTGGATGGTGACAAAG aagaagaagaggaggaagaggaggaaagtGATGACGAAGGTCAGGAGCTGTCTTTGCCGTCAGACACTGTGGTGTTAGGAGACGAGTCCCTGGAGCCTCCTGCTAAACTGGCTAGAACAGACCAGAGAGTCCTCTTCACTACAGGACCAACTGACCACTAA
- the rfx1a gene encoding MHC class II regulatory factor RFX1a isoform X8 has translation MATSGYVGEIQPSTPSTVVISGQPDASTTPSTTSQFLSEIQTTVVTPTVVTPTAQSVPTEQSTSISSQKPIAGSQTQSAAQNQPTQTHYVTAEIQGSPTQSGNGQSAPQYIVVTVTEGSLHSSDSVSDSSSPPAVVQTGVPTQVVQQVQTAQQRSVVQTTSQIAKTEPSAQLSVASLQPVHISPEQQQLTPVQVQHVYTNQVQYVEGGDNNYTTSTIRSSTFPYSDTALYTQSNTGQYYEGQPTSDTQASTPGTPLTVSVTTGTTGAVSMFVAQPSSATGGGATVVSTGGTTNGSGDGTGSNGGGAGSYVIQGGYMLGSSSSSSSSSGGSAGNSQSYSHTARASPATSLAFPLPAGQVQWLLDNYETAEGVSLPRSTLYCHYLLHCQEQKLEPVNAASFGKLIRSVFMGLRTRRLGTRGNSKYHYYGLRIKAGSSLLRLMEDQQHLAMRQQPFSQKQRLKPVHKVEGMTNGTASGVGQQQLQQQTSGQVDISTQVQQYQQFLDATRTLPEFPDIDIQGKPLPEGIQLDHIKSFQLLYREHCEAILDVMVNLQFTLVETLWKSFWRFSQNQAEDATLAVHDESEKRLPKSCLVLLCKYDPVLRWSRDCDNSLYQGLVEILIPDVLRPIPSALTQAIRNFAKSLESWLTNAMMNIPEEMVRIKVTSASAFAQTLRRYTSLNHLAQAARAVLQNTAQINQMLSDLNRVDFANVQEQASWVCRCEDRVVQRLEQDFKLTLQQQNSLEQWAAWLDGVVSQVLKPHQHSPTFPKAAKLFLLKWSFYSSMVIRDLTLRSAASFGSFHLIRLLYDEYMYYLIEHRVAQAKGETPIAVMGEFASLGRGLNMLDGDKEEEEEEEEESDDEGQELSLPSDTVVLGDESLEPPAKLARTDQRVLFTTGPTDH, from the exons ATGGCCACCTCAGGCTATGTTGGCGAGATCCAGCCATCAACACCATCAACTGTTGTCATATCTGGACAGCCTGATGCCAGCACCACTCCTTCAACTACATCTCAGTTCTTGTCCGAGATTCAAACCACCGTGGTCACCCCTACAGTTGTCACCCCTACTGCTCAAAGTGTACCCACAGAACAATCCACTTCAATCAGCAGCCAAAAGCCAATTGCTGGCAGTCAAACCCAGTCAGCAGCTCAAAATCAGCCCACACAGACACATTATGTGACAGCAGAAATCCAAGGCTCCCCCACACAGTCTGGAAATGGCCAAAGTGCTCCTCAGTACATCGTTGTTACCGTTACAG AGGGTTCCCTTCACTCAAGTGATAGTGTCTCAGACTCCAGTTCCCCTCCAGCTGTTGTGCAGACGGGGGTACCCACACAAGTTGTTCAACAAGTCCAAACAGCCCAACAG AGGTCTGTGGTCCAGACCACCTCTCAAATAGCCAAGACTGAGCCTAGTGCACAGCTCAGTGTTGCCAGTCTACAACCAGTTCATATAAGCCCAGAG cAACAACAGCTCACACCAGTACAGGTTCAACATGTGTATACAAATCAAGTGCAGTATGTGGAAGGAGGCGATAACAACTACACCACAAGCACTAT TCGTTCCAGCACTTTCCCTTACAGTGACACAGCCTTGTATACCCAGTCCAACACTGGCCAGTACTATGAAGGTCAACCGACCTCAGACACACAGGCCTCTACCCCTGGCACACCTCTTACCGTCTCTGTGACCACCGGGACAACAGGCGCCGTGTCCATGTTTGTGGCTCAGCCTAGCAGTGCAACAGGGGGAGGGGCCACAGTGGTATCCACAGGTGGTACCACAAATGGGTCAGGGGATGGAACAGGCTCTAATGGTGGTGGTGCTGGAAGTTATGTGATCCAGGGGGGTTACATGTtgggcagcagcagcagtagcagcagtagcagcGGCGGGTCGGCTGGAAACAGTCAGAGTTACTCGCATACAGCCCGCGCCTCCCCAGCCACT TCTCTTGCTTTTCCTTTGCCTGCCGGTCAGGTACAGTGGTTGCTGGACAACTATGAGACTGCTGAAGGAGTCAGTCTGCCACGCTCAACCCTCTATTGCCATTACCTGCTACATTGCCAAGAGCAGAAGCTGGAGCCTGTTAATGCGGCTTCTTTTGGGAAACTCATTCGATCTGTTTTCATGGGATTGCGTACACGACGCCTTGGTACACG GGGCAATTCTAAATACCACTATTATGGCCTAAGAATCAAGGCAGGTTCTTCTCTTCTACGCCTGATGGAAGATCAGCAACATTTGGCTATGAGACAGCAGCCCTTTTCTCAAAAACAAAG GTTGAAGCCTGTCCATAAAGTGGAGGGAATGACCAATGGGACAGCTTCGGGAGTAGGACAGCAACAACTTCAACAGCAGACTTCTGGACAGGTGGACATCAGCACTCAGGTTCAACAGTACCAGCAGTTCCTTG ATGCAACCAGAACACTGCCAGAGTTTCCAGATATTGACATCCAAGGGAAACCGCTACCCGAGGGTATTCAACTGGATCACATAAAGAGCTTTCAATTGCTCTACAGAGAACACTGTGAG GCCATACTAGATGTGATGGTCAATCTTCAATTTACTCTAGTGGAGACCTTGTGGAAAAGCTTCTGGAGGTTCAGTCAGAATCAGGCTGAAGATGCCACATTGGCTGT TCATGATGAATCTGAGAAGCGTCTCCCAAAGTCTTGCCTGGTGCTACTGTGCAAGTATGACCCAGTGCTGCGCTGGAGCCGTGACTGTGACAACAGTTTATATCAGGGCCTGGTGGAAATCCTTATCCCTGACGTTCTCAGGCCAATCCCCA GTGCCTTAACTCAAGCCATTCGGAATTTTGCCAAAAGCCTGGAAAGCTGGCTGACCAACGCAATGATGAATATCCCTGAGGAAATGGTTCGCATCAAG GTAACATCAGCCAGTGCATTTGCCCAGACACTGCGGCGCTACACCAGTCTCAACCATCTGGCACAAGCGGCTCGTGCAGTTCTCCAGAACACTGCCCAGATCAACCAAATGCTCTCTGACCTCAATCGTGTTGACTTTGCTAATGTTCAG GAGCAGGCTTCATGGGTGTGTCGCTGTGAAGACCGTGTTGTCCAAAGACTGGAGCAAGACTTTAAACTGACTCTCCAGCAACAAAATTCATTGGAGCAATGGGCTGCATGGCTGGATGGTGTGGTCTCCCAGGTTTTAAAACCCCATCAACACAGCCCTACCTTTCCTAAGGCTGCCAAGCTATTCCTGCTCAAGTGGTCCTTTTACAG CTCCATGGTGATTCGGGACCTGACCCTACGCAGTGCTGCCAGTTTCGGCTCCTTTCACTTGATCCGCCTTCTCTATGACGAATATATGTACTACCTGATCGAGCACAGAGTAGCCCAGGCTAAAGGAGAGACCCCCATTGCCGTGATGGGAGAG TTTGCCAGTTTAGGACGAGGACTAAATATGCTGGATGGTGACAAAG aagaagaagaggaggaagaggaggaaagtGATGACGAAGGTCAGGAGCTGTCTTTGCCGTCAGACACTGTGGTGTTAGGAGACGAGTCCCTGGAGCCTCCTGCTAAACTGGCTAGAACAGACCAGAGAGTCCTCTTCACTACAGGACCAACTGACCACTAA
- the rfx1a gene encoding MHC class II regulatory factor RFX1a isoform X12: MHVENDSPAACCYQQQQLTPVQVQHVYTNQVQYVEGGDNNYTTSTIRSSTFPYSDTALYTQSNTGQYYEGQPTSDTQASTPGTPLTVSVTTGTTGAVSMFVAQPSSATGGGATVVSTGGTTNGSGDGTGSNGGGAGSYVIQGGYMLGSSSSSSSSSGGSAGNSQSYSHTARASPATVSITEGEESSVPSADKKVQWLLDNYETAEGVSLPRSTLYCHYLLHCQEQKLEPVNAASFGKLIRSVFMGLRTRRLGTRGNSKYHYYGLRIKAGSSLLRLMEDQQHLAMRQQPFSQKQSRLKPVHKVEGMTNGTASGVGQQQLQQQTSGQVDISTQVQQYQQFLDATRTLPEFPDIDIQGKPLPEGIQLDHIKSFQLLYREHCEAILDVMVNLQFTLVETLWKSFWRFSQNQAEDATLAVHDESEKRLPKSCLVLLCKYDPVLRWSRDCDNSLYQGLVEILIPDVLRPIPSALTQAIRNFAKSLESWLTNAMMNIPEEMVRIKVTSASAFAQTLRRYTSLNHLAQAARAVLQNTAQINQMLSDLNRVDFANVQEQASWVCRCEDRVVQRLEQDFKLTLQQQNSLEQWAAWLDGVVSQVLKPHQHSPTFPKAAKLFLLKWSFYSSMVIRDLTLRSAASFGSFHLIRLLYDEYMYYLIEHRVAQAKGETPIAVMGEFASLGRGLNMLDGDKEEEEEEEEESDDEGQELSLPSDTVVLGDESLEPPAKLARTDQRVLFTTGPTDH; this comes from the exons ATGCATGTAGAGAACGACTCACCAGCTGCCTGCTGCTACCAA cAACAACAGCTCACACCAGTACAGGTTCAACATGTGTATACAAATCAAGTGCAGTATGTGGAAGGAGGCGATAACAACTACACCACAAGCACTAT TCGTTCCAGCACTTTCCCTTACAGTGACACAGCCTTGTATACCCAGTCCAACACTGGCCAGTACTATGAAGGTCAACCGACCTCAGACACACAGGCCTCTACCCCTGGCACACCTCTTACCGTCTCTGTGACCACCGGGACAACAGGCGCCGTGTCCATGTTTGTGGCTCAGCCTAGCAGTGCAACAGGGGGAGGGGCCACAGTGGTATCCACAGGTGGTACCACAAATGGGTCAGGGGATGGAACAGGCTCTAATGGTGGTGGTGCTGGAAGTTATGTGATCCAGGGGGGTTACATGTtgggcagcagcagcagtagcagcagtagcagcGGCGGGTCGGCTGGAAACAGTCAGAGTTACTCGCATACAGCCCGCGCCTCCCCAGCCACTGTGAGTATAACAGAAGGCGAGGAGAGTAGCGTGCCGTCGGCAGACAAGAAG GTACAGTGGTTGCTGGACAACTATGAGACTGCTGAAGGAGTCAGTCTGCCACGCTCAACCCTCTATTGCCATTACCTGCTACATTGCCAAGAGCAGAAGCTGGAGCCTGTTAATGCGGCTTCTTTTGGGAAACTCATTCGATCTGTTTTCATGGGATTGCGTACACGACGCCTTGGTACACG GGGCAATTCTAAATACCACTATTATGGCCTAAGAATCAAGGCAGGTTCTTCTCTTCTACGCCTGATGGAAGATCAGCAACATTTGGCTATGAGACAGCAGCCCTTTTCTCAAAAACAAAG CAGGTTGAAGCCTGTCCATAAAGTGGAGGGAATGACCAATGGGACAGCTTCGGGAGTAGGACAGCAACAACTTCAACAGCAGACTTCTGGACAGGTGGACATCAGCACTCAGGTTCAACAGTACCAGCAGTTCCTTG ATGCAACCAGAACACTGCCAGAGTTTCCAGATATTGACATCCAAGGGAAACCGCTACCCGAGGGTATTCAACTGGATCACATAAAGAGCTTTCAATTGCTCTACAGAGAACACTGTGAG GCCATACTAGATGTGATGGTCAATCTTCAATTTACTCTAGTGGAGACCTTGTGGAAAAGCTTCTGGAGGTTCAGTCAGAATCAGGCTGAAGATGCCACATTGGCTGT TCATGATGAATCTGAGAAGCGTCTCCCAAAGTCTTGCCTGGTGCTACTGTGCAAGTATGACCCAGTGCTGCGCTGGAGCCGTGACTGTGACAACAGTTTATATCAGGGCCTGGTGGAAATCCTTATCCCTGACGTTCTCAGGCCAATCCCCA GTGCCTTAACTCAAGCCATTCGGAATTTTGCCAAAAGCCTGGAAAGCTGGCTGACCAACGCAATGATGAATATCCCTGAGGAAATGGTTCGCATCAAG GTAACATCAGCCAGTGCATTTGCCCAGACACTGCGGCGCTACACCAGTCTCAACCATCTGGCACAAGCGGCTCGTGCAGTTCTCCAGAACACTGCCCAGATCAACCAAATGCTCTCTGACCTCAATCGTGTTGACTTTGCTAATGTTCAG GAGCAGGCTTCATGGGTGTGTCGCTGTGAAGACCGTGTTGTCCAAAGACTGGAGCAAGACTTTAAACTGACTCTCCAGCAACAAAATTCATTGGAGCAATGGGCTGCATGGCTGGATGGTGTGGTCTCCCAGGTTTTAAAACCCCATCAACACAGCCCTACCTTTCCTAAGGCTGCCAAGCTATTCCTGCTCAAGTGGTCCTTTTACAG CTCCATGGTGATTCGGGACCTGACCCTACGCAGTGCTGCCAGTTTCGGCTCCTTTCACTTGATCCGCCTTCTCTATGACGAATATATGTACTACCTGATCGAGCACAGAGTAGCCCAGGCTAAAGGAGAGACCCCCATTGCCGTGATGGGAGAG TTTGCCAGTTTAGGACGAGGACTAAATATGCTGGATGGTGACAAAG aagaagaagaggaggaagaggaggaaagtGATGACGAAGGTCAGGAGCTGTCTTTGCCGTCAGACACTGTGGTGTTAGGAGACGAGTCCCTGGAGCCTCCTGCTAAACTGGCTAGAACAGACCAGAGAGTCCTCTTCACTACAGGACCAACTGACCACTAA